A stretch of the Ostrea edulis chromosome 9, xbOstEdul1.1, whole genome shotgun sequence genome encodes the following:
- the LOC125659405 gene encoding uncharacterized protein LOC125659405, giving the protein MEFMKVLVILVVVFHGSLSKPIGSEDELHVAVGQLERLVARLKQYVVDTNLPEYSMSGTGPWSESTPEFTRSLFHLRGLYDKRDPFSSNEIVKKLLKPYFGSFPNGPYKLELPLTSHNIVVMLDAWYNNGEQMMFKERTFHNVARELLSAHLQCATTRVDQIVFYVLKGQALAMTEDDQNMDTRLRKTLENWITDTATVKNVAQKIVLAAHRRTYGDIVDHIRYFQFKDIVEFLSKMKMLMWKAEQNKWSSVMFHEKLSQLLTDNDFAFKCPSMNNLWEFHQEIVSRVQERLSETKLVTETEVWLKEFLPTYITTRTTPAITAILHIYTDYIKSVRWHFEQMENHVTTRNAADITNFMSKFLTPHQLQYLQSIFEFLNTRDTSNVMQMESGKPKQHAFQE; this is encoded by the exons ATGGAGTTCATGAAAGTTCTTGTAATTTTGGTCGTAGTTTTTCACG GTTCACTCTCTAAGCCTATTGGCTCTGAGGATGAGTTACATGTCGCTGTCGGACAACTAGAGAGACTCGTAGCACGCTTAAAGCAGTATGTAGTCGATACCAATCTGCCCGAGTACTCGATGAGCGGTACAGGACCATGGAGCGAGTCTACGCCAGAATTTACCAGATCCCTATTCCACCTACGGGGACTATATGACAAACGCGACCCAttttcatcaaatgaaattgttaaaaagCTTCTCAAACCATACTTCGGCAGTTTCCCAAATGGACCGTATAAAT TGGAGCTGCCATTAACATCCCATAATATTGTGGTAATGCTTGATGCATGGTATAACAACGGTGAACAAATGATGTTCAAAGAACGGACTTTCCACAATGTTGCCAGAGAGCTCCTGAGTGCCCATCTTCAATGTGCAACCACCAGAGTCGACCAGATAGTTTTCT ATGTTTTAAAGGGCCAAGCACTTGCAATGACCGAGGATGACCAAAATATGGACACTCGCTTGAGGAAGACTCTAGAAAACTGGATAACAGATACGGCCACTGTGAAAAACGTCGCCCAGAAAATTGTTTTGGCAGCGCATAGACGTACATACGGAGATATTGTGGATCATATTCGATATTTCCAGTTTAAAG ATATCGTGGAATtcctttcaaaaatgaaaatgctcatGTGGAAAGCTGAACAGAATAAATGGTCCTCAGTCATGTTTCATGAGAAACTAAGTCAACTTTTGACAGACAATGACTTTGCCTTTAAATGTCCAAGTATGAATAATCTATGGGAATTCCACCAAGAAATTGTTAGTCGTGTTCAAGAAAG ATTATCCGAAACCAAACTCGTCACCGAGACGGAGGTTTGGCTGAAAGAATTTCTACCTACCTACATAACTACACGCACCACCCCCGCCATTACTGCCATCCTCCATATCTACACAGATTACATCAAGTCCGTCAGGTGGCACTTCGAACAAATGGAAAACCACGTGACCACCAGGAATGCGGCAGACATCACTAACTTCATGTCTAAATTTCTAA CACCACATCAACTCCAATATCTGCAGTCCATCTTTGAATTCCTCAATACTAGGGATACCAGCAACGTCATGCAAATGGAAAGTGGAAAACCTAAACAACATGCCTTCCAAGAGTAG